One Alphaproteobacteria bacterium LSUCC0396 genomic region harbors:
- a CDS encoding DUF6538 domain-containing protein, producing the protein MRKKFAPEHVMNRDGVYYYVRHIPYDLIAYYNVSRLCFSLKTKSASVAVRASKSINQRLEDYWLGLRLQNMDIPAIQVVKSSDSAVNDGLLLSEACELYLRLKGVGKDKVFIRTANRNTSYVTKLLGDRPISSYSSNEAAQFRDWCIDKGMGIKTVKRVFSSIRAIVNLAIAEEGLDCSNAFAKTYFPDDDDAQSRQPISIQDIKRVQSLCKDIDDEMRWLIALISDTGMRLGEAAGLLKEDIKLDDCIPHIDLKPHPWRSLKTKGSHRCIPLVGATLWASKRLLEANNDSIFAFPRYCDAASCKANSASGGLNKWLHQYVPDNCVIHSFRHSLRDRLRAVECPSDIVDAIGGWKTSGVGHGYGNGYPLEVLEKWMRRL; encoded by the coding sequence ATGAGAAAGAAATTTGCTCCCGAACACGTGATGAATCGTGATGGTGTTTACTATTATGTTCGTCACATACCTTATGACCTAATTGCCTACTATAATGTGAGTAGGCTCTGCTTCAGCCTTAAAACCAAATCAGCCTCTGTAGCTGTTCGTGCAAGCAAATCAATAAACCAACGCCTTGAGGATTATTGGCTTGGTTTGCGACTGCAAAATATGGATATACCTGCTATTCAAGTGGTCAAATCAAGTGATTCTGCTGTTAATGATGGTTTACTTCTGTCTGAAGCCTGTGAGTTATACCTGCGGCTGAAAGGCGTGGGTAAAGACAAGGTGTTCATAAGAACCGCCAATCGTAACACTAGCTATGTGACCAAACTCTTGGGCGATAGACCCATATCCTCTTACTCCTCCAATGAAGCTGCTCAGTTTCGTGATTGGTGTATTGATAAAGGTATGGGTATTAAGACAGTCAAGCGTGTCTTTTCATCAATAAGAGCCATAGTGAACCTAGCGATAGCAGAGGAGGGGCTGGATTGTTCCAATGCCTTTGCCAAGACTTACTTTCCTGATGATGATGATGCTCAATCAAGACAGCCAATATCCATTCAAGACATCAAGAGGGTGCAATCTCTGTGCAAAGACATAGACGATGAGATGCGGTGGCTCATTGCTCTTATCAGTGACACTGGCATGAGATTAGGAGAAGCAGCTGGGTTACTGAAAGAAGACATAAAACTAGATGACTGTATACCTCACATAGACCTTAAACCTCATCCGTGGAGGAGTTTAAAGACCAAAGGCAGTCACAGATGTATTCCGCTTGTTGGGGCTACTCTGTGGGCGTCTAAGAGGCTTCTAGAGGCCAACAATGATAGTATCTTTGCTTTTCCTAGATACTGCGATGCAGCAAGCTGTAAAGCCAACTCAGCTAGTGGTGGTCTTAATAAATGGCTGCATCAATACGTGCCAGACAACTGTGTCATTCATAGCTTTAGACATAGTCTTCGTGACCGTTTAAGAGCCGTGGAATGTCCATCGGATATTGTTGATGCAATAGGAGGCTGGAAGACCTCTGGCGTAGGTCATGGATATGGGAATGGGTATCCATTAGAGGTCTTAGAGAAGTGGATGAGGAGACTCTAA
- a CDS encoding calcium-binding protein, whose product MKHLILTALLSTTLLSTSVVFSAVAGSHGSQKVIGETTALIPEAGLATKPLKDGESANTNFPFASFKAIATVGEVDVVSGETLTGYPDGHAAMLTDDETVRVIYQSESYATMGRAPRPETYPWRMKNGVTFTGSHIHTIDYDRAKFADFMKNANSAKGMVKGSGKLFDTVYNGFGEIVSAPSFDPSYLSGKWGNQTRPDGTLVQFKPNFRLSEADYFFQSFCGAWYEQANKYGQGIGFRDDVWLTAEEWEIGQMFPAGKHDSASTLGLASVVVDIANRTAYTVPALGQTGYEKLMPINSGHKDYVVIVAAGYNHGQEPAPNRIYVGIKDRRADGSKINYATANERDAFLARNGLLYGKIYGLALARETFAKLGIEAKLDAKMVDDYMKNKDAPNSFNGRFYPTSYQWQGFDKPLAVQDTEMMLWEQKEEQPKGYAFFNGDTKTEHPAADPSGAARYFQNMTDEGGLLAFDLGNLAEALNLAKGELPAFLDVSVKRAVAAVDGALTLKVGGEGKVKGGDASIHMEKGVAKMVDPDGLYWAKTADGDYLIVDEDSGNDFGERKYVLTIDDDMNVTDAHLLAISGGKYSSRYEAGVSALGGAFTKPGTTEFSGSWPVTALIAKKTDGSFYSMEELKGTARQDIRSKISTAEQTYIGVVQARPESSGAVEAHGGDAGGQIFMFTMNPKK is encoded by the coding sequence ATGAAACACCTAATTCTCACTGCGCTTTTAAGCACCACTTTGCTATCTACTTCAGTTGTTTTTTCAGCGGTTGCTGGCAGCCACGGCTCGCAAAAAGTAATCGGCGAGACCACTGCTCTTATTCCTGAGGCTGGTCTTGCAACAAAGCCTTTGAAAGATGGTGAAAGCGCTAATACAAATTTTCCTTTTGCCAGCTTCAAAGCTATTGCAACTGTTGGCGAAGTTGACGTTGTTTCTGGTGAAACTTTGACAGGCTATCCAGATGGTCATGCAGCCATGCTCACAGATGATGAAACTGTAAGGGTGATCTATCAAAGTGAGTCATATGCAACGATGGGCCGCGCCCCACGGCCAGAAACATATCCCTGGAGAATGAAGAATGGTGTAACCTTCACAGGCTCCCACATCCATACCATCGATTATGATAGAGCAAAATTTGCAGACTTTATGAAGAATGCAAACTCCGCAAAGGGGATGGTAAAAGGCTCAGGGAAACTATTTGACACAGTATATAACGGTTTCGGCGAGATTGTCTCTGCACCATCTTTCGACCCATCCTACCTGTCTGGCAAATGGGGCAACCAAACCCGACCCGACGGAACACTTGTTCAGTTTAAGCCGAATTTCCGCCTGAGCGAAGCTGATTATTTTTTCCAGAGTTTCTGCGGAGCGTGGTACGAGCAAGCGAATAAATATGGTCAAGGTATTGGTTTTCGAGACGATGTCTGGCTGACCGCTGAGGAGTGGGAAATTGGGCAGATGTTCCCTGCTGGGAAACATGACTCGGCATCAACGCTGGGTCTGGCGAGTGTTGTCGTGGATATTGCCAATCGGACCGCATATACGGTTCCCGCTCTCGGTCAAACTGGTTATGAAAAGCTAATGCCAATCAACTCAGGCCATAAGGATTACGTGGTTATCGTGGCAGCTGGCTACAATCATGGCCAAGAACCAGCGCCGAATCGTATTTATGTTGGCATTAAAGACCGCCGAGCAGATGGCAGCAAAATTAACTATGCAACAGCAAATGAACGTGACGCATTCCTTGCGAGAAATGGCCTGTTATATGGCAAAATCTATGGATTAGCACTTGCTCGTGAGACATTCGCCAAACTGGGTATTGAGGCAAAACTCGATGCAAAAATGGTTGATGACTATATGAAAAACAAGGATGCTCCGAATAGTTTCAATGGTCGTTTTTATCCAACATCTTATCAATGGCAGGGCTTTGATAAACCACTCGCCGTGCAAGACACAGAGATGATGTTATGGGAACAAAAAGAGGAACAGCCAAAAGGTTATGCCTTCTTTAATGGAGACACAAAAACAGAACACCCTGCTGCTGACCCTTCAGGGGCTGCGCGTTATTTCCAAAACATGACTGACGAAGGCGGCTTGCTTGCTTTTGACCTTGGCAACCTTGCTGAGGCTCTTAATCTAGCTAAGGGTGAGCTTCCTGCATTTCTCGATGTTTCAGTCAAACGGGCTGTTGCAGCTGTGGATGGCGCTTTAACTCTAAAGGTTGGTGGCGAAGGTAAGGTGAAAGGTGGTGATGCGTCTATCCATATGGAAAAAGGTGTCGCTAAGATGGTTGATCCTGATGGACTTTATTGGGCTAAAACAGCAGACGGTGACTATTTGATTGTAGACGAAGACTCAGGAAATGACTTCGGCGAACGCAAATATGTGCTGACAATCGACGATGACATGAACGTCACTGATGCCCATCTTCTAGCAATTTCCGGCGGTAAATACAGCTCACGTTATGAAGCGGGTGTATCTGCACTGGGTGGCGCTTTCACTAAGCCAGGAACAACCGAATTTTCAGGTTCATGGCCTGTAACTGCACTAATTGCAAAGAAAACTGATGGCTCTTTCTACTCCATGGAAGAATTGAAAGGAACGGCTCGTCAGGACATTCGCAGCAAAATCAGCACCGCAGAGCAAACCTACATTGGAGTGGTTCAGGCTCGTCCAGAATCGAGTGGAGCTGTGGAAGCGCACGGCGGTGATGCAGGTGGGCAAATATTTATGTTCACCATGAATCCTAAAAAATGA